Proteins encoded by one window of Ulvibacter sp. MAR_2010_11:
- a CDS encoding T9SS type A sorting domain-containing protein yields MKNLGPIRKLVPTLKFSQKSSFIGMVICLGMFSSCLGQYMQTGVNENELRLFNLETENNTSINQIRLYPNPSTDLITIDLGAEFENADASIYSVLGEKLKQVNYKATSGFSMSISNLKSGAYFVIVTLPNGGARLKLVKE; encoded by the coding sequence ATGAAAAATCTTGGACCCATCCGAAAATTAGTTCCCACTTTAAAATTTTCTCAAAAAAGCAGTTTTATTGGTATGGTAATTTGTTTGGGAATGTTTTCAAGTTGTTTAGGTCAGTATATGCAAACCGGGGTTAATGAAAATGAATTACGATTGTTTAATTTAGAGACGGAAAATAACACCTCAATCAATCAGATTCGTCTATACCCAAACCCTTCCACCGATTTGATAACAATCGACCTTGGAGCCGAATTTGAAAACGCAGATGCTTCTATTTACAGTGTGTTGGGAGAGAAATTAAAGCAAGTTAATTACAAAGCAACCTCAGGGTTCTCAATGTCTATTTCAAACTTGAAATCGGGAGCCTATTTTGTAATTGTTACTCTCCCAAATGGTGGGGCCCGTTTAAAATTGGTGAAAGAGTAA
- a CDS encoding phosphatase PAP2 family protein translates to MKNPFNLSFLLLFTVFSIGSVKAQASLDGTHEEWEYALEGTGDILQIGIPVTAGIVSLLEKDYEGTKQLALSYGTTMAITYTLKHLIKSRRPEGRNRYDSFPSGHTSSAFSGAAFIQKRYGWKYGWIAYFLASIVGVSRMEGPDGYHNFWDIVGGATVGIGSSYLYTTSYAKETVQIGFSSGNKSYLFSIYYSF, encoded by the coding sequence ATGAAAAATCCCTTCAATTTATCCTTTCTTTTACTGTTTACAGTATTTAGCATTGGAAGTGTAAAAGCGCAGGCTTCACTGGATGGGACTCACGAAGAATGGGAATATGCGTTGGAAGGAACCGGTGATATACTGCAAATAGGCATCCCGGTTACCGCCGGTATTGTTTCGCTTCTCGAAAAAGACTATGAAGGCACCAAACAATTGGCTCTTTCTTATGGCACCACAATGGCTATTACGTATACCCTGAAACATCTTATAAAAAGTAGGCGTCCGGAAGGACGCAACAGGTACGATTCCTTCCCTAGCGGGCATACCTCTTCGGCATTTTCGGGAGCAGCATTTATTCAAAAGCGATACGGATGGAAATACGGTTGGATTGCGTATTTCCTGGCAAGTATCGTAGGCGTTAGCAGAATGGAAGGTCCGGACGGATATCACAACTTTTGGGACATTGTGGGAGGAGCCACCGTGGGGATAGGCAGTAGTTACTTATATACGACCTCGTATGCAAAAGAAACGGTCCAAATTGGTTTTTCTTCCGGAAATAAAAGCTATCTCTTCAGCATTTATTATAGCTTCTGA